The following are from one region of the Luteitalea sp. genome:
- a CDS encoding helix-turn-helix domain-containing protein codes for MDSLITAAARALAAGDPLGALKRVALRDDAPALALRGIAMAQLGDLVRAKALLRRAARAFGPKEAVARARCVVAEAEIALVSRDLGWPAKTLDAARATLDAHGDRVNAAHARYLEVRRLLLIGRLDAAERTLAELDPAPFPPASRTAHELVVAGIAMRRLRTKAARAALARAERAARLARIPALTAEVESASLVLNTPAARLLASGEERLLLLEEVETLLASNALVVDACRHVVRDARTVASLARRPVLFALGRALGEAWPGDVPRDTLVARAFGAKHADESHRARLRVEVGRLRTVLRRLADVRATKRGFALTPRLAREVVVLARPVEEEHAAVLAFLADGESWSSSALALALGTSQRTVQRALDALAAAGKVQSCGRGRARRWMTPPVPGFTTTLLLPAPLPID; via the coding sequence ATGGACTCGTTGATCACGGCCGCGGCGCGTGCACTCGCTGCGGGTGATCCCCTCGGCGCATTGAAGCGGGTCGCCCTGCGCGACGACGCCCCGGCGCTCGCGTTGCGAGGCATCGCGATGGCGCAGCTCGGCGATCTCGTGCGCGCGAAGGCGCTCCTGCGACGTGCCGCGCGCGCCTTCGGTCCGAAAGAGGCCGTGGCCCGCGCGCGGTGCGTCGTCGCCGAGGCCGAGATCGCGCTCGTCTCGCGCGACCTGGGCTGGCCTGCAAAGACGCTCGACGCGGCGCGGGCGACGCTCGACGCGCACGGCGACCGGGTCAACGCCGCGCATGCGCGGTATCTCGAAGTCCGGCGCCTCCTCCTGATCGGCCGCCTCGACGCGGCCGAGCGAACGCTCGCCGAGCTCGACCCCGCGCCCTTCCCGCCCGCGTCGAGGACTGCCCACGAGCTGGTGGTCGCGGGGATCGCGATGCGGCGCCTCCGGACGAAGGCGGCGCGCGCGGCGCTCGCTCGGGCCGAGCGCGCCGCGCGCCTTGCACGTATCCCTGCGCTGACGGCGGAGGTCGAGAGCGCCTCCCTCGTCCTGAACACGCCCGCCGCGCGCCTGCTTGCCAGTGGCGAGGAGCGACTCCTCCTGCTCGAGGAGGTCGAAACGTTGCTGGCGTCGAACGCGCTCGTCGTGGACGCGTGCCGCCATGTCGTGCGTGACGCACGCACGGTGGCCTCGCTCGCAAGGCGTCCGGTGTTGTTCGCGCTCGGACGCGCGCTGGGCGAAGCGTGGCCGGGAGACGTGCCGAGGGACACGCTCGTGGCGCGGGCATTCGGAGCGAAGCACGCCGATGAATCGCACCGCGCGCGGTTGCGCGTCGAAGTCGGGCGGCTTCGCACGGTGCTTCGGAGGCTGGCCGACGTGCGCGCAACGAAGCGAGGGTTTGCGCTGACGCCGCGCCTGGCACGCGAGGTCGTCGTGCTGGCGCGGCCCGTCGAAGAGGAGCATGCGGCGGTGCTCGCCTTCCTCGCCGACGGTGAATCGTGGTCGAGCTCGGCCCTGGCGCTTGCGCTTGGGACGAGCCAGCGCACCGTGCAGCGGGCGCTCGACGCGCTTGCTGCAGCCGGCAAGGTGCAGTCGTGCGGTCGCGGGCGAGCGCGTCGTTGGATGACCCCGCCCGTGCCGGGATTCACGACGACCTTGTTACTCCCCGCTCCTCTGCCGATTGATTAG
- a CDS encoding polynucleotide adenylyltransferase, whose product MNSPRPHDLTVAIDIARVVDAHGGRAIVVGGFVRDRLLGRLSKDVDLEVYGVPAAELRALLESIGRVDVVGESFTVYKVKDIDVALPRRESKVGRGHRGFAVTGDPSLSFVEASRRRDFTINAMGWDPLTDELLDPHGGRSDLAARRLRATDLATFADDSLRVLRALQFAARFEYSLDEATAALCRQVPLDDLPAERVWGELEKLLLQAPRPSAGFALAGDLGIVQVLWPEMHALIGCPQEPEWHPEGDVWIHTLMVIDEATKQLDGLSRPERVTIMLGAITHDFGKPMTTADIDGRIRSPNHEARGVEPAKRFLDRLNVHTMDGYDVRRQVLGLVQYHLAPNAWYKSPTPVGDGAFRRLARKLDLELLSRLAHADCRGRAGHFDCSAIDWFIQRARALGVEHRPPVPLLMGRHLIDLGVSPGPSMGQILRAVYERQLDGAVTTLDEALAVARELMEQ is encoded by the coding sequence ATGAACTCGCCTCGGCCCCACGATCTGACGGTGGCCATCGACATTGCCCGTGTCGTCGATGCGCATGGTGGCCGCGCGATAGTCGTCGGCGGCTTCGTGCGCGACCGGCTCCTTGGTCGTCTCTCCAAGGACGTCGACCTCGAGGTCTACGGCGTGCCGGCAGCCGAGCTCCGCGCGCTGCTCGAATCCATCGGTCGTGTCGACGTGGTGGGCGAAAGCTTCACCGTGTACAAGGTGAAGGATATCGACGTGGCACTGCCACGACGTGAGTCGAAGGTGGGGCGCGGTCATCGTGGATTCGCGGTTACCGGCGATCCGTCGCTCTCCTTCGTGGAAGCGTCGCGCCGCCGCGACTTCACCATCAATGCCATGGGATGGGATCCGCTGACCGACGAGCTGCTGGATCCCCACGGTGGACGCTCGGATCTTGCGGCGCGACGCCTCCGTGCTACCGATCTCGCCACGTTTGCAGACGACTCGTTACGCGTATTGCGCGCGCTGCAGTTTGCCGCCCGGTTCGAGTACAGCCTCGACGAGGCAACGGCGGCGCTCTGCCGACAAGTCCCGCTCGATGATCTGCCCGCTGAGCGCGTCTGGGGTGAGCTGGAAAAGCTCCTGCTGCAGGCACCACGACCATCCGCGGGCTTCGCGCTCGCAGGTGACCTTGGCATCGTTCAAGTGCTGTGGCCCGAGATGCATGCTCTCATCGGCTGCCCGCAGGAGCCCGAGTGGCATCCCGAAGGTGACGTCTGGATCCACACGTTGATGGTGATAGACGAGGCGACGAAGCAACTCGACGGCCTGTCTCGTCCCGAACGGGTGACGATCATGCTCGGTGCGATCACACACGATTTCGGCAAGCCGATGACCACGGCTGACATCGACGGGAGGATCCGATCGCCGAACCACGAGGCGCGCGGCGTGGAGCCGGCGAAGCGCTTCTTGGATCGGCTCAACGTACACACGATGGATGGGTACGACGTGCGGCGACAGGTGCTCGGGCTCGTGCAGTATCACCTGGCGCCAAATGCATGGTACAAGTCGCCGACGCCGGTGGGAGACGGTGCGTTCCGCCGGCTTGCGCGGAAGTTGGACCTCGAGCTGCTCAGCCGTCTCGCTCACGCCGATTGCCGCGGCCGCGCCGGTCACTTCGATTGCTCCGCGATCGACTGGTTCATCCAACGCGCGCGCGCGCTTGGCGTCGAGCACCGACCGCCCGTGCCGCTGCTCATGGGGCGACACCTGATCGATCTCGGCGTCTCGCCGGGACCATCGATGGGGCAGATCCTACGCGCTGTCTACGAACGGCAACTCGACGGCGCTGTCACCACGCTGGACGAGGCGCTGGCGGTTGCACGGGAGCTCATGGAGCAGTGA
- a CDS encoding SDR family NAD(P)-dependent oxidoreductase has translation MVGSMAALVLGPWSLVLGARRRRDSNRSSSLPDDAQPPRQELRTQDPGPRTKDLRYDGRMARDLAGRTVAITGASAGIGAACARACAGRGMHVALAARRADRLARLADELRTTSRMAIPVIADVTSEADMHRLAGEAAQTTGRLDVMICNAGIGYHGALEDTPVEIVRHLMDVNLLGSLHAARAALPLFRSQGSGHLVFVSSIVGRRGLPLYSAYCATKFAQAGLAEALRTELAGSGIHVSVVFPISTDTEFREVMVRDFGRRVGGLGPRQSAEQVADAIVRCLTRPRAEVYPHRLSRLLPVLNAMAPAVGDRIMRRFTRHRRS, from the coding sequence ATGGTCGGGTCCATGGCAGCGTTGGTTCTTGGTCCTTGGTCCTTAGTTCTTGGTGCGCGGCGTCGCCGCGATTCTAACAGGTCGTCCAGCCTGCCAGACGACGCCCAGCCACCACGCCAAGAACTAAGGACCCAGGACCCAGGACCAAGGACCAAGGACCTTCGCTATGATGGTCGCATGGCACGCGATCTTGCGGGTCGTACTGTTGCGATCACCGGAGCCTCCGCTGGCATTGGCGCCGCATGCGCCCGTGCGTGTGCGGGCCGTGGCATGCACGTCGCCTTGGCAGCGCGGAGAGCCGATCGCTTGGCGAGGCTCGCGGACGAGCTGCGCACGACGAGCCGGATGGCCATACCGGTGATTGCAGATGTGACCTCGGAGGCAGACATGCACCGGCTTGCGGGCGAGGCGGCACAGACGACCGGCCGACTCGACGTCATGATTTGCAACGCCGGTATCGGCTACCACGGCGCGCTCGAAGACACACCCGTCGAGATCGTCCGTCATCTGATGGACGTCAACCTGCTTGGCTCACTTCACGCGGCCCGCGCGGCGCTCCCACTGTTCCGCTCCCAAGGCAGCGGGCACCTGGTGTTCGTCTCGTCGATCGTCGGCCGCCGTGGCTTGCCCTTGTACAGCGCTTACTGCGCCACGAAATTTGCCCAAGCGGGGCTCGCCGAAGCACTTCGCACGGAGCTGGCCGGCTCCGGCATACATGTCAGCGTCGTGTTTCCTATTAGTACGGATACGGAGTTTCGCGAGGTGATGGTGCGAGACTTCGGCCGACGTGTCGGTGGCCTGGGACCACGCCAGTCGGCCGAGCAGGTGGCGGATGCCATCGTGCGCTGTCTCACACGCCCTCGTGCCGAGGTCTACCCGCATCGGTTGTCTCGTCTGTTGCCGGTGCTGAATGCAATGGCACCCGCGGTGGGTGACCGCATCATGCGCCGATTCACTCGTCACCGCCGCTCATGA